In Passer domesticus isolate bPasDom1 chromosome 1, bPasDom1.hap1, whole genome shotgun sequence, one DNA window encodes the following:
- the MATCAP2 gene encoding putative tyrosine carboxypeptidase MATCAP2 isoform X2 — MIIRGLQHLSLQKLHWPKTELSRKSVLSLEVHKLNINNENSLQHPPSGILKDIFTTGTSSYNVLLQSKEEKKHHAQKQPSSHHKKHRRAAARRSSSPRGSEHRRGKAPLPLPLPGGRRCGARQPPPLGAGPAPAAGSAPAAPARPRSRAKKHSGLAKPKQSPSSRSRGQEGDGAGQKLCLLTAIKPSNVEKEKVKFFSSDFTYNPQFEYENPALPNVLAKHSHASDRFLKQSINIMKRTLQKYGSYEKFEQATGGSLLTKSRIWNHVRKYMVKEGCLGEIVVHLTEDLLSRASMTVVNGRPTLTINVSTAREHWLEGMLRHEIGTHYFRGFNNNSQPWCNRNGRRKHGLKPINPTEEGLASIHSVLFRKDPFLWRAALLYYTVYQASQMSFSQLFHDVGKFVKDPNTRWDYCVRAKRGWTDTSQPGCFNKDQVYLDGILRILRYRESIDFHLLTALGKISYEDVDRLKGLAVIENMRVPHFLQDHARYMEHLKKIMEVNELTDEELQDLIN, encoded by the exons AAAAACTTCACTGGCCTAAGACAGAGCTTTCTAGGAAGTCGGTCCTGAGTCTGGAAGTACATAAGCTGAACATTAATAATGAAAACAGCCTCCAGCATCCGCCTTCTGGGATCCTCAAGGACATTTTCACAACAGGAACCAGCAGCTACAACGTCCTTCTGCAGagcaaagaggagaaaaaacacCACGCTCAGAAGCAGCCGTCCTCCCACCACAAGAAGCACAGGCGAGCCGCCGCCAGGCGCTCCTCCAGCCCGCGGGGCAGCGAGCACCGCCGGGGCAAggcgccgctgccgctgccgctgccgggcgggcggcgctgcggggcccggcagccgccgccgctcggggccggccccgcgcccgccgcgggcagcgccccggctgcgcccgcccggccccgcagcaGGGCGAAAAAGCACTCCGGGCTGGCGAAGCCAAAGCAGTCGCCGTCCTCGAGGAGCCGTGGGCAGGAAGGCGACGGAGCCGGGCAGAAGCTCTGTTTGCTGACTGCCATCAAGCCGTCCAACGTGGAGAAAGAGAAGGTTAAGTTTTTCAGCTCCGATTTCACGTACAATCCTCAGTTTGAATATGAAAACCCTGCTCTGCCCAATGTGTTAGCTAAGCACAGCCATGCGTCCGACAGATTTCTTAAGCAG tCAATTAACATTATGAAGCGGACGTTGCAGAAATATGGAAGCTATGAAAAATTTGAACAGGCCACTGGAGGCAGCTTGCTGACCAAAAGTCGTATCTGGAATCACGTCAGGAAGTACATGGTGAAAGAAGGCTGTCTTGGTGAG ATTGTGGTCCATCTCACGGAGGACCTGCTGTCGCGAGCCTCCATGACCGTGGTGAACGGCCGCCCCACTCTCACCATCAATGTCTCCACCGCGCGAGAGCACTGGCTGGAGGGGATGCTGAGGCACGAAATTG gaactCATTACTTTCGGGGTTTTAACAACAACAGCCAGCCCTGGTGCAACCGTAATGGCCGTAGAAAACATGGGTTAAAACCAATCAACCCTACAGAAGAGGGGCTGGCGAGCATCCACAGCGTCCTGTTCCGCAAAGACCCTTTCCTTTGGAGAGCCGCCCTGCTCTACTACACGGTGTACCAGGCCAGCCAAATGTCCTTCAGTCAGCTTTTCCACGATGTGGGGAAATTTGTCAAGGACCCCAACACCAGGTGGGATTACTGCGTACGGGCCAAGAGAGGGTGGACTGACACCTCACAACCAG GCTGTTTCAATAAGGACCAGGTGTACTTGGATGGCATCCTCCGAATCCTGAGATACAGGGAGTCCATTGATTTCCATCTTCTGACAGCCCTTGGAAAG ATCTCATATGAGGACGTGGATCGCCTGAAGGGATTAGCTGTGATTGAGAACATGAGGGTGCCACACTTTTTGCAAGACCACGCCCGGTACATGGAACACTTGAAAAAGATCATGGAGGTCAATGAGCTAACTGATGAGGAGCTCCAGGATCTCATAAATTAA
- the MATCAP2 gene encoding putative tyrosine carboxypeptidase MATCAP2 isoform X1, which translates to MLESICVTEKLHWPKTELSRKSVLSLEVHKLNINNENSLQHPPSGILKDIFTTGTSSYNVLLQSKEEKKHHAQKQPSSHHKKHRRAAARRSSSPRGSEHRRGKAPLPLPLPGGRRCGARQPPPLGAGPAPAAGSAPAAPARPRSRAKKHSGLAKPKQSPSSRSRGQEGDGAGQKLCLLTAIKPSNVEKEKVKFFSSDFTYNPQFEYENPALPNVLAKHSHASDRFLKQSINIMKRTLQKYGSYEKFEQATGGSLLTKSRIWNHVRKYMVKEGCLGEIVVHLTEDLLSRASMTVVNGRPTLTINVSTAREHWLEGMLRHEIGTHYFRGFNNNSQPWCNRNGRRKHGLKPINPTEEGLASIHSVLFRKDPFLWRAALLYYTVYQASQMSFSQLFHDVGKFVKDPNTRWDYCVRAKRGWTDTSQPGCFNKDQVYLDGILRILRYRESIDFHLLTALGKISYEDVDRLKGLAVIENMRVPHFLQDHARYMEHLKKIMEVNELTDEELQDLIN; encoded by the exons AAAAACTTCACTGGCCTAAGACAGAGCTTTCTAGGAAGTCGGTCCTGAGTCTGGAAGTACATAAGCTGAACATTAATAATGAAAACAGCCTCCAGCATCCGCCTTCTGGGATCCTCAAGGACATTTTCACAACAGGAACCAGCAGCTACAACGTCCTTCTGCAGagcaaagaggagaaaaaacacCACGCTCAGAAGCAGCCGTCCTCCCACCACAAGAAGCACAGGCGAGCCGCCGCCAGGCGCTCCTCCAGCCCGCGGGGCAGCGAGCACCGCCGGGGCAAggcgccgctgccgctgccgctgccgggcgggcggcgctgcggggcccggcagccgccgccgctcggggccggccccgcgcccgccgcgggcagcgccccggctgcgcccgcccggccccgcagcaGGGCGAAAAAGCACTCCGGGCTGGCGAAGCCAAAGCAGTCGCCGTCCTCGAGGAGCCGTGGGCAGGAAGGCGACGGAGCCGGGCAGAAGCTCTGTTTGCTGACTGCCATCAAGCCGTCCAACGTGGAGAAAGAGAAGGTTAAGTTTTTCAGCTCCGATTTCACGTACAATCCTCAGTTTGAATATGAAAACCCTGCTCTGCCCAATGTGTTAGCTAAGCACAGCCATGCGTCCGACAGATTTCTTAAGCAG tCAATTAACATTATGAAGCGGACGTTGCAGAAATATGGAAGCTATGAAAAATTTGAACAGGCCACTGGAGGCAGCTTGCTGACCAAAAGTCGTATCTGGAATCACGTCAGGAAGTACATGGTGAAAGAAGGCTGTCTTGGTGAG ATTGTGGTCCATCTCACGGAGGACCTGCTGTCGCGAGCCTCCATGACCGTGGTGAACGGCCGCCCCACTCTCACCATCAATGTCTCCACCGCGCGAGAGCACTGGCTGGAGGGGATGCTGAGGCACGAAATTG gaactCATTACTTTCGGGGTTTTAACAACAACAGCCAGCCCTGGTGCAACCGTAATGGCCGTAGAAAACATGGGTTAAAACCAATCAACCCTACAGAAGAGGGGCTGGCGAGCATCCACAGCGTCCTGTTCCGCAAAGACCCTTTCCTTTGGAGAGCCGCCCTGCTCTACTACACGGTGTACCAGGCCAGCCAAATGTCCTTCAGTCAGCTTTTCCACGATGTGGGGAAATTTGTCAAGGACCCCAACACCAGGTGGGATTACTGCGTACGGGCCAAGAGAGGGTGGACTGACACCTCACAACCAG GCTGTTTCAATAAGGACCAGGTGTACTTGGATGGCATCCTCCGAATCCTGAGATACAGGGAGTCCATTGATTTCCATCTTCTGACAGCCCTTGGAAAG ATCTCATATGAGGACGTGGATCGCCTGAAGGGATTAGCTGTGATTGAGAACATGAGGGTGCCACACTTTTTGCAAGACCACGCCCGGTACATGGAACACTTGAAAAAGATCATGGAGGTCAATGAGCTAACTGATGAGGAGCTCCAGGATCTCATAAATTAA